A genomic region of Catalinimonas niigatensis contains the following coding sequences:
- a CDS encoding PKD-like domain-containing protein → MKNFSKALSLILFLGLYSQAYAQSGICNSSGKGGDLLQDQSKLCAPYDATWDIWYYGLNINRTNEVVIDWGDGSAPEVATLVCTNPSASLSFRKFQITATHRYPKGDGECNYVASVHLQVNGQECLDSYQTLTVLVWDTDDVLGNGLQTNVEAYEVCAGNSVTVDFTDVTEFSCLAPDHDYNVGRWIQWEYGTANTITGNVLIDGLSQTFPFKEAPVWLDRTETTSGVQTLDITVPNTSVTGEFFELTVHNWNSCNPYEDEFGNPTGNAPVSKTVYIRIIDAPKADFTINNNPACVNNAVQFGNTSTSGLQYLWDFGDGTTSTDINPFKKYAATGTYTVTLTVTNQLITGNTGTCITTISKDIEILPQPIADFSIDPAAAQCEKTDIALTNTSTNVPALTNWIWEIRKNSTGGQKVNVNGGNIGGIASTAKDITVNLPYFGSAPTATYYVRLTANTPNACSDNSGWKTVVVKANVETPVFVSPISSRCQEGGTTQYSATANHADSYEWEISPAAAGTIDNTGLVSWDSDFIGNASIKVTAKGCGADNSNNISVTVTPIVDDPTAITGDTEVCQGTTSGTYTTSAANATSYTWSITGAGNTISGTSASATVNWAPGFLGTATITVIAHGCGSTSNPYSMDIEVKPTPQLSNDASDYNLAICSGETAEFTPTATLSGSSFKWTTTVVGTVTGMSVTGDQPVGGKISDVLVNTGTAAGTVTYHIIPYKDGCEGDPKDFTVLVSPGKPDDAGAVSGTDEFCEKETGISFSVPTITNAVNYIWTLPTGATISSGNNTRNITVDFTNTAAGNHVISVYGWNNCGTGADATYNIEINPIPVLSTTVVDNEICHEEEAVVGLSSDIPGTVYSWAVHSKGSNISGNSDATNQSVAEVRQQLSNNGTTPQNITYRITPIYDGCPGAYQDITFTVNPSPNVTISAAATALCDGGETDITLSSNVTGATYSWVATVADPSSLTGASDGNGDEIKQTLVNSSNTPQIVKYTVTPSANGCDGPSQEVTITVQPTPVLSTSVAVNTLCSEEDTDISLSSNVAGSNFSWTVASSDPGLTGAVSGSGNSIQQTLENITFTPQTVTYTITPRANACDGVSQDVTITVNPRPDLQINTAASQICDGEPTDIDFSSAVSGTDFAWTVTFDAAHVSGALAGTGDNITQTLVNTSDTDQTVTYHITTEADGCTGESKDVVITIHPTPILTLTPIKTELCSGENAGISFSSTVINTTYSWTVDFDNTKISGAFSGSGSSISQTLTNSGTAQEQVTYKVTPLANGCAGETKEVTITVNPPISDAVAGADDAICGLDYTMTATPPAVGTGKWTMESGPGTVSFDDDTDPNTQITVSDFGNYAFRWTLTNGSCGTDIDFVSLNFIDAPATSDISGVTEVCVNTQNGLYQVDYHTGSTYAWSFSPAADAPTIKFGGGINDYLISLDFGSNEWIGELTVTETNNGCAAPPKKITISSYQLPVAHAGDDQTICQGSPVTLGGSPSASGGSGNYTYLWSPAIGLNDPTLPNPTATLTFNRTYTLRVTDTSTGCVSAQDDVVITVEPQLQAGSIIGTQTICEGTVPAAFTENPASGGDGNYTYQWQKSTDGGATYVDISGANAALYEETSTLTSSTFYIRKVTGGVCGEQITTPIEVSVESALTAGSIGSNQTIVAGSTPAELTNITAATGGSGLQYQWQKATGTGTFTNIPGATGAAYQPAALSVTTFFRRVALSSGACAAVESNIVTVSVEAASEAGTIEENQVICINTIPAPITEKDLASGGTGTYSYRWLFSEDGVSFAIITGENGIDYTPTAPLIVTTYYKREMQSGVAPWLSSNVITVTVEDELNPGIIAGNQIICQGGNPAAFTETTAPQGGSGTYQYQWKESNSASGPFTAISGAIYAIYDVPAGLSATTYFVREVSGSVCQPRLSNVLEVIVEPTLTGGSIGGAQIVCLYGNPDAFTNGTNPEGGDGSFTYQWQSKIGSAPFVDIDDADAITYDVPAGIEFTTTYRRKVSSGSCASAYSNEIVVTVLPTLNPGSITGAQTICENGTPSQLTSIAPASGSAGFGSYQYQWKSSQDASGPFVVIPDANGASYTPSALSDTTYFVREVTSGACGPELSNVIRIAVQPTLLAGEIEGDTTICRGELPGTMGSVSPAAGGNGSPQYQWMWSYTQGGPYAEVVGATSESYTPATAPNITIYYVRRANAGTACGAQYSNEVKVTADPPVNPGSLGGTQIICEGETPSAFGQNPASGGTEVFEYQWQVRYEGESDFADITGAIAATYFVADPMDKSAEFRRRVRSGVCEEKYTNTIQVTVHPTVTPGSVGISQTIPANTAPLLFEQITAPGGGTNSYQYQWKQASDINGPYSIIYGANDSIYQAGNLSSNTYFIREVNSGECPAVPSIPILITIEPNAAAGIIGNNQIICEGSVPQPLEELSPASGGNDTYLYQWQVSTHPTTGFTDIDGEEDKEYMPTEMLYETTYYRRGVQSGVNPWVYTTAVRVVVQPTLTAGEITGKQTICENGIPAMFGEDVAATGGAGPGSYTYQWKSSTDPAPDREYTDIPLATNRLYKEQANLTQTTYYIRETSSGNDECEPVLSNFIVITVNPALQVGTISGEQTICENGTLNDFTQTDASGGNDTLQYQWQRKVNNDAFMDIPGYEAKEALYLETEELPVVNGQITRYAYRRRVTAGICPAAYTEPFVVTVEPSLNPGNLFGNQAICEGSKPEFDSFTQNPAVGGDGIYEYQWQKATGGGEFADIPGAVFANFTENQNLYDTTYYRRKVIAGVCGEQISDTIRVVVHPALDPGSIAPLSQSIAWGTIPDTFTEVDTVSGGDSNDRQYQWEYATTRNGVYTVITGTNVKEYGVTTALTSTLYYRRGVKSGACDEFVYTEPVEVIVENPLAPGSVASEQLICEEDVPDDLVEASSAEGGAGPGTYEYQWKSASDPNGPYENVATELVEDARARTLKFVQGLTVTTYFKRAVRSGAYDWVITEDYAVIRVQPTLLPGSVENIGASEVCFSDQIGRFEQVGAPSGGDGDYGYQWMSSTQPGGPYQEIEDAIYPDYQVSNDLAVTTYFVRRVSSGQCDDVLSNELEVVVHPLPVVSLTSSIPNDIICSGTEVSFTAAGAEMYEFYVNGVSVQGPSANNMYVTDSLVHMDEVYVLGTDGNSCQSLSNSIITIVNDLPTVSIDGSANICKGSQTSLILHMTGKMPFEVVYTDGSQNYTLKNLAYESILNVQPSASTTYSLVSVKDANGCAQDIADQEAVVNVGDAVAQFSIIGDNPACSPQTLTFVNENIQQGVTYTWVWGDGTEDDVTTVADAAEIEHTFINYTSSRDMTYQVTLIATHDAIGCTDRSVSSVHVYPSPEVRVERDVEEGCGPLLVHFVNNSFGAENHRWYYRVKGTAEVLEETSSKNVSYILPNTTSETLVYEVVYEASTSKCMAEPAIFEVVVHPELKPYFTVSPAQQNLPNSTVSITNRTNEGDWDYHWDFGDGTSSTEKDPDSHTYESYGQFYITLTVTNGSCEKEYEERVVIDIDPDLPFVEFSADTHVGCGPLTVTFTNESNYIDPSTFQWDFGDGTGASGIQHPVHTYTRPGKYSVKLEAVNIFGEFKVIMKDFLVEVYDQPRAIFSAGPPTVYLPDRPLGTINQSIGATAYEWHFGDGTVSNEFEPTHIYTEEGMYDITLIVFNEQGCSDTLLIERVVSVLQPEAGKTRIPNSFTPNPNVSNGGHYQHGDVSNDIFIPVIDGVSEMSMTIYNRWGKVMFTSKNKNTGWDGYYENQVCPADVYYYKIEMKFSNGERRTEYGDVTLIR, encoded by the coding sequence CTAAAGGTGATGGTGAGTGTAATTATGTGGCTTCTGTACATCTACAAGTAAACGGTCAAGAATGCCTTGACTCATATCAAACACTAACTGTTCTCGTTTGGGATACAGATGATGTATTGGGAAATGGCCTGCAGACCAATGTAGAAGCATACGAAGTTTGTGCCGGCAATTCGGTGACTGTAGATTTTACAGATGTTACAGAATTTAGCTGTTTGGCTCCAGATCATGATTATAACGTAGGCCGCTGGATACAATGGGAATACGGTACTGCCAATACCATCACCGGAAATGTATTGATAGATGGTCTAAGCCAGACTTTTCCTTTTAAGGAAGCTCCTGTATGGTTAGACAGAACGGAAACTACTTCAGGGGTTCAAACTTTGGATATCACTGTTCCCAATACGAGTGTTACCGGTGAGTTTTTTGAATTGACAGTACACAACTGGAACAGTTGTAATCCCTACGAAGATGAATTTGGCAATCCTACAGGTAATGCTCCTGTATCCAAGACTGTTTATATCCGCATTATAGATGCTCCTAAAGCTGATTTTACTATAAATAATAACCCTGCTTGTGTAAATAATGCAGTGCAGTTTGGCAATACCAGTACATCTGGTCTTCAATATTTATGGGATTTTGGCGATGGTACAACTTCAACTGATATCAATCCTTTCAAGAAATACGCTGCCACCGGTACTTACACAGTTACTTTAACAGTTACTAACCAACTCATTACCGGTAATACAGGCACCTGTATCACTACCATTTCCAAGGATATTGAAATCCTGCCTCAGCCTATCGCCGACTTCAGCATAGACCCTGCGGCTGCCCAGTGTGAAAAGACAGATATTGCCCTTACCAATACCTCTACCAACGTACCTGCCTTGACTAACTGGATATGGGAAATAAGAAAAAATAGTACTGGCGGCCAAAAGGTTAATGTCAATGGAGGTAATATTGGAGGCATTGCTTCTACAGCTAAGGACATTACGGTCAACCTTCCCTATTTTGGCAGTGCGCCTACAGCTACTTATTATGTAAGGCTTACCGCCAATACGCCCAACGCCTGTAGTGATAATTCGGGTTGGAAAACAGTGGTGGTCAAGGCCAATGTAGAAACGCCCGTGTTTGTTTCACCAATCTCATCGCGCTGCCAGGAGGGAGGGACTACACAGTATAGCGCCACTGCCAATCATGCCGATAGCTACGAATGGGAAATCTCGCCAGCGGCGGCAGGTACTATTGACAATACAGGTCTTGTAAGCTGGGATTCTGATTTTATCGGAAATGCTTCCATTAAAGTTACAGCCAAAGGCTGTGGAGCTGACAATTCCAACAATATCAGCGTTACGGTAACACCCATAGTAGATGATCCTACAGCAATAACCGGAGATACAGAAGTTTGCCAGGGGACGACCTCTGGCACTTATACGACCTCAGCAGCCAATGCCACCAGTTACACTTGGTCAATTACCGGGGCGGGCAATACCATCTCAGGCACTTCTGCTTCTGCTACTGTAAACTGGGCACCTGGTTTTCTCGGTACAGCTACCATTACCGTTATTGCACACGGATGCGGTAGCACTTCTAATCCATACAGCATGGATATAGAAGTCAAACCTACTCCTCAGCTGAGTAATGATGCTTCGGATTATAACCTGGCCATATGTTCTGGGGAAACAGCAGAATTTACACCCACCGCTACATTGAGTGGTTCATCCTTCAAGTGGACTACAACAGTAGTGGGTACAGTAACAGGAATGAGTGTTACAGGAGATCAGCCTGTTGGAGGAAAAATCTCCGATGTATTGGTCAACACCGGAACAGCAGCAGGTACGGTTACTTACCACATTATCCCTTACAAAGACGGATGTGAAGGCGATCCTAAAGATTTTACTGTACTCGTCAGTCCAGGCAAGCCGGATGATGCCGGAGCCGTTAGCGGAACCGATGAATTTTGTGAAAAAGAAACCGGCATCAGCTTCAGTGTGCCCACCATCACCAATGCTGTTAATTATATATGGACATTGCCTACAGGGGCTACCATTTCCTCAGGAAATAATACGAGAAATATTACAGTAGATTTTACCAATACAGCCGCAGGCAACCATGTGATCAGTGTGTATGGCTGGAATAACTGCGGAACAGGAGCAGATGCTACTTACAACATAGAAATCAATCCCATACCGGTGCTGAGCACCACGGTAGTTGATAATGAAATATGCCATGAGGAAGAGGCTGTGGTTGGCTTAAGTAGTGATATTCCCGGCACTGTGTATTCCTGGGCAGTACATAGCAAAGGTTCCAATATTTCCGGAAACAGTGATGCCACAAACCAAAGCGTTGCGGAGGTTCGTCAGCAGCTATCCAATAATGGAACTACACCGCAGAATATCACCTACAGAATTACGCCTATATATGATGGTTGCCCAGGGGCTTATCAGGATATTACTTTTACGGTTAATCCATCCCCGAATGTAACCATTAGTGCAGCAGCCACTGCCTTATGCGATGGTGGTGAGACTGATATTACATTAAGCAGCAATGTCACAGGTGCAACCTATAGTTGGGTAGCTACAGTAGCCGACCCTTCTTCACTTACAGGAGCTAGTGACGGTAACGGTGATGAGATCAAACAAACGCTGGTCAATAGCAGTAATACTCCGCAAATTGTAAAATATACAGTAACACCAAGCGCAAATGGCTGCGATGGCCCTAGCCAAGAAGTGACCATTACAGTACAGCCTACACCAGTTCTCAGTACCAGTGTAGCTGTCAACACCCTTTGTTCGGAAGAAGACACGGATATCAGTTTATCCAGCAATGTAGCAGGATCTAATTTTTCGTGGACAGTAGCCAGCAGTGATCCTGGATTAACAGGTGCGGTCTCAGGCAGCGGAAATAGCATACAACAGACTTTAGAAAATATCACTTTTACTCCTCAGACCGTTACCTATACCATCACACCCAGGGCCAATGCTTGTGATGGTGTGAGTCAGGATGTAACCATTACTGTCAATCCCAGGCCCGATTTGCAGATTAATACTGCTGCTTCTCAAATTTGTGATGGCGAGCCCACAGATATTGATTTTTCTTCTGCGGTAAGCGGAACGGATTTTGCCTGGACAGTAACCTTTGATGCTGCACATGTCAGCGGTGCTTTGGCCGGTACAGGGGATAATATTACTCAGACCCTGGTCAATACAAGTGATACAGACCAGACAGTGACTTATCATATTACCACTGAAGCCGATGGCTGTACCGGAGAGAGTAAAGATGTAGTCATTACTATACATCCTACTCCAATATTGACATTGACTCCTATAAAGACGGAGCTTTGCAGCGGCGAAAACGCGGGGATCAGTTTTAGTAGCACTGTGATCAATACTACTTATTCCTGGACGGTAGATTTCGATAATACCAAAATCAGTGGTGCTTTTTCAGGCTCAGGCAGCAGTATCAGCCAGACATTAACCAATAGCGGAACGGCGCAGGAACAGGTAACTTATAAAGTAACTCCTCTGGCCAACGGATGTGCCGGAGAAACCAAAGAAGTAACCATTACGGTCAATCCTCCTATCAGCGATGCAGTAGCCGGTGCAGATGATGCAATATGCGGACTTGACTATACGATGACCGCTACCCCTCCCGCCGTGGGCACAGGAAAATGGACCATGGAAAGTGGTCCGGGGACAGTAAGCTTTGATGATGATACAGATCCCAATACCCAGATTACTGTGAGTGATTTTGGCAATTACGCTTTCCGCTGGACACTGACCAACGGTAGTTGCGGTACTGACATTGATTTCGTAAGCTTGAATTTTATTGACGCCCCTGCCACATCTGATATCTCAGGTGTGACAGAAGTTTGTGTCAATACACAAAATGGGCTGTATCAGGTAGATTATCACACAGGGTCAACTTATGCATGGAGTTTCTCTCCTGCTGCTGACGCTCCAACCATTAAATTTGGAGGCGGAATAAATGATTACCTGATCTCTTTGGATTTTGGAAGCAATGAATGGATAGGTGAACTCACAGTGACAGAAACCAACAACGGTTGTGCTGCGCCTCCCAAGAAAATTACGATCAGTTCGTATCAACTTCCCGTTGCCCATGCCGGTGATGACCAAACAATCTGTCAGGGAAGCCCTGTTACGTTAGGAGGCTCACCTTCAGCAAGCGGAGGTTCAGGAAACTATACCTATTTATGGTCTCCGGCCATTGGTCTGAATGATCCTACCCTCCCTAATCCTACTGCCACGCTTACTTTCAACCGTACATATACGCTTAGAGTAACAGATACAAGTACAGGTTGTGTATCCGCACAGGATGATGTAGTGATTACTGTAGAACCTCAACTTCAGGCAGGTTCTATCATCGGAACCCAAACCATATGCGAAGGGACAGTGCCTGCTGCATTTACTGAAAATCCGGCAAGTGGAGGCGATGGCAACTATACGTATCAATGGCAAAAATCTACCGATGGAGGTGCTACCTATGTTGATATCTCAGGTGCTAATGCTGCCTTGTATGAGGAAACTTCAACTTTGACTTCTTCTACTTTTTACATAAGAAAAGTGACAGGAGGAGTTTGCGGAGAACAAATCACTACCCCTATTGAAGTAAGTGTGGAGTCTGCATTGACAGCAGGTAGCATTGGTAGTAACCAAACCATTGTTGCAGGAAGTACACCTGCCGAACTGACTAATATTACTGCTGCAACAGGTGGCAGCGGATTGCAATACCAATGGCAAAAAGCGACGGGCACGGGCACTTTCACGAATATTCCTGGTGCTACCGGTGCAGCATATCAACCGGCTGCGCTTTCTGTCACCACTTTTTTCCGAAGAGTGGCTTTATCAAGTGGTGCTTGTGCAGCGGTAGAGTCTAATATTGTAACAGTAAGCGTAGAAGCTGCTTCGGAAGCCGGTACTATAGAAGAGAACCAGGTGATTTGTATCAATACCATACCTGCTCCTATCACTGAAAAAGACCTTGCTTCAGGGGGTACAGGGACTTATTCCTATCGCTGGTTATTTTCTGAGGATGGGGTGAGTTTTGCAATCATCACAGGAGAAAATGGAATTGATTATACGCCTACTGCTCCTCTGATAGTCACTACATACTATAAAAGAGAAATGCAATCAGGTGTGGCTCCCTGGCTGAGTTCCAATGTCATTACCGTAACTGTAGAAGATGAACTCAATCCCGGAATCATTGCCGGTAATCAGATCATCTGTCAGGGTGGTAACCCTGCTGCATTTACAGAAACTACTGCTCCTCAGGGAGGATCAGGTACTTACCAGTATCAATGGAAGGAATCAAACAGCGCCTCCGGACCATTTACAGCTATCAGTGGGGCAATTTATGCTATATATGATGTTCCTGCCGGGCTTAGCGCAACGACCTATTTTGTACGCGAAGTCAGTGGCAGTGTATGTCAGCCCCGTTTGTCCAATGTACTGGAAGTGATCGTAGAGCCTACCCTGACGGGCGGTTCCATCGGAGGCGCTCAGATTGTCTGTCTGTATGGCAACCCGGATGCGTTTACCAATGGGACCAACCCTGAGGGTGGAGATGGAAGCTTCACTTATCAGTGGCAATCCAAAATAGGCAGTGCTCCTTTCGTAGACATTGACGATGCCGATGCAATCACTTACGATGTACCGGCAGGTATTGAATTCACCACAACCTATCGCAGAAAGGTAAGTTCAGGAAGCTGTGCCTCGGCATATTCTAATGAAATTGTGGTTACTGTATTGCCCACACTCAATCCGGGCAGCATTACCGGTGCACAAACCATCTGTGAAAATGGTACACCTTCTCAGCTTACTTCTATCGCTCCCGCCAGCGGAAGCGCAGGTTTTGGAAGCTATCAGTATCAGTGGAAGTCCTCACAGGATGCCAGTGGACCGTTTGTAGTCATTCCTGATGCCAACGGGGCTTCATACACTCCTTCAGCCCTCAGCGATACCACTTATTTTGTCAGGGAAGTGACTTCAGGAGCTTGTGGCCCTGAGCTTTCCAACGTCATCCGCATTGCAGTGCAGCCTACACTTCTGGCAGGAGAGATCGAGGGAGACACCACCATTTGCAGAGGGGAACTGCCCGGAACAATGGGAAGTGTAAGCCCGGCAGCAGGAGGTAACGGAAGTCCGCAGTACCAGTGGATGTGGTCTTATACGCAGGGCGGTCCTTACGCTGAAGTCGTAGGAGCTACTAGCGAAAGTTATACGCCTGCCACCGCTCCCAACATAACCATTTATTATGTGAGAAGAGCCAATGCTGGTACTGCCTGCGGTGCTCAGTATTCCAATGAGGTCAAAGTAACGGCAGACCCTCCGGTAAATCCCGGCAGCCTCGGTGGTACACAAATCATTTGCGAAGGAGAAACGCCTTCGGCATTCGGGCAAAATCCGGCCAGCGGTGGAACAGAGGTATTTGAATACCAGTGGCAGGTGCGCTATGAAGGAGAAAGTGATTTTGCAGACATTACAGGCGCTATTGCTGCTACTTACTTTGTAGCCGATCCTATGGATAAATCTGCCGAATTCCGCAGAAGAGTACGTTCCGGTGTTTGTGAGGAAAAATATACCAACACCATTCAGGTAACTGTACACCCTACCGTGACACCCGGCAGCGTAGGTATCAGCCAGACGATTCCGGCCAATACAGCTCCGCTTTTGTTTGAACAAATTACAGCACCAGGCGGAGGAACCAACAGCTACCAGTACCAGTGGAAACAGGCCAGCGATATCAATGGACCTTATTCCATCATCTACGGTGCCAATGACTCAATATATCAGGCAGGAAACCTTTCGTCCAATACCTATTTCATCCGTGAGGTGAACTCAGGTGAATGTCCTGCAGTACCCTCTATTCCTATCCTCATTACCATAGAACCCAATGCAGCAGCAGGGATCATCGGAAATAATCAGATTATCTGTGAAGGATCTGTGCCACAGCCTCTGGAGGAATTGTCTCCGGCTTCGGGAGGAAATGACACTTATCTCTACCAATGGCAGGTGTCTACCCATCCTACCACCGGATTTACCGACATTGATGGAGAAGAAGATAAAGAATATATGCCTACTGAGATGCTATACGAAACAACTTATTACCGCAGGGGTGTACAGTCCGGGGTCAATCCCTGGGTATATACCACGGCAGTTAGAGTTGTCGTACAGCCTACCCTCACCGCAGGTGAAATCACAGGTAAGCAAACGATCTGCGAGAATGGTATACCAGCCATGTTTGGCGAAGATGTGGCCGCCACAGGAGGCGCCGGCCCAGGTTCTTATACCTACCAGTGGAAATCTTCTACCGATCCTGCTCCTGATCGTGAGTATACCGACATTCCTCTGGCTACCAACAGGTTGTACAAAGAGCAGGCGAACCTGACGCAAACTACTTATTATATACGCGAAACAAGTTCCGGCAACGACGAATGTGAACCAGTACTGTCCAATTTCATCGTGATCACGGTAAACCCTGCTTTGCAAGTGGGTACCATTTCGGGAGAGCAAACGATTTGTGAAAACGGAACACTTAATGACTTTACCCAGACTGATGCTTCCGGAGGGAATGACACCTTACAGTACCAGTGGCAGCGGAAAGTGAACAATGATGCGTTCATGGACATTCCCGGGTATGAAGCCAAAGAGGCTCTTTACTTAGAAACAGAAGAGCTTCCGGTAGTGAATGGTCAGATCACCAGATATGCTTATCGCAGAAGGGTAACGGCAGGTATTTGCCCAGCAGCATATACGGAACCTTTTGTTGTCACTGTGGAGCCTAGTCTGAATCCCGGTAACCTGTTTGGCAACCAGGCCATCTGCGAAGGTTCCAAGCCCGAGTTTGATTCCTTTACCCAGAACCCCGCTGTTGGTGGAGATGGCATCTATGAGTACCAGTGGCAAAAAGCGACCGGTGGCGGTGAATTCGCCGACATTCCCGGAGCAGTGTTTGCAAACTTTACAGAGAACCAGAATTTGTATGATACCACCTACTACCGCAGAAAGGTCATCGCCGGAGTTTGCGGAGAACAGATTTCGGATACCATCAGAGTGGTAGTACACCCTGCCCTTGACCCCGGTAGCATAGCTCCTCTGAGCCAGTCCATTGCCTGGGGAACCATACCCGATACATTTACAGAAGTTGATACCGTAAGCGGTGGAGACTCTAATGACAGACAATACCAGTGGGAGTATGCCACTACAAGGAACGGCGTGTATACGGTCATTACAGGCACGAATGTCAAAGAGTACGGAGTAACGACAGCTTTGACCAGCACCCTGTACTACCGCAGAGGCGTAAAGTCGGGAGCCTGCGATGAGTTCGTCTATACCGAACCTGTGGAGGTGATCGTGGAAAATCCGCTTGCCCCCGGCAGCGTGGCGAGCGAACAGCTGATCTGTGAGGAGGATGTGCCTGATGATTTGGTAGAAGCGAGTTCGGCCGAAGGAGGCGCCGGTCCGGGTACCTATGAATACCAGTGGAAATCTGCATCTGATCCGAACGGCCCTTATGAAAACGTAGCAACCGAGCTGGTAGAAGATGCCCGCGCCAGAACCCTGAAGTTTGTACAGGGACTGACAGTCACTACCTATTTCAAAAGAGCGGTACGCTCAGGCGCTTATGATTGGGTAATCACCGAAGATTATGCCGTGATCCGTGTACAACCTACTTTGCTACCCGGATCTGTGGAAAACATCGGTGCCAGCGAGGTTTGCTTCAGCGACCAGATTGGCAGGTTTGAACAGGTGGGTGCGCCTTCAGGCGGAGACGGGGATTATGGTTATCAATGGATGTCGTCTACCCAGCCCGGGGGACCTTATCAGGAGATTGAGGATGCCATTTACCCTGACTATCAGGTGTCCAACGATCTGGCGGTCACTACCTACTTCGTAAGAAGAGTGAGTTCAGGTCAATGCGATGATGTATTGTCTAATGAGCTTGAAGTCGTCGTGCATCCATTGCCTGTGGTATCACTAACCAGTTCTATTCCGAACGACATCATCTGTAGTGGTACGGAAGTGAGCTTTACGGCAGCAGGGGCAGAGATGTATGAGTTTTATGTGAACGGTGTTTCCGTACAGGGCCCTTCTGCTAACAATATGTATGTCACCGACAGCTTGGTACATATGGACGAAGTGTATGTGTTGGGTACGGATGGCAATAGCTGTCAATCGCTGAGCAACAGCATTATCACCATCGTGAATGATCTGCCTACGGTGAGCATTGATGGTTCTGCTAATATCTGCAAGGGCAGCCAGACCAGCCTGATCCTGCACATGACAGGTAAGATGCCTTTTGAAGTAGTTTATACAGATGGAAGTCAAAACTATACTTTAAAGAACCTGGCGTACGAAAGCATTCTGAATGTTCAGCCATCTGCCAGCACTACTTACTCGCTGGTATCCGTAAAAGACGCCAATGGCTGTGCCCAAGATATTGCTGATCAGGAAGCTGTGGTCAATGTAGGAGATGCAGTAGCTCAGTTCAGTATCATAGGCGACAATCCGGCCTGTAGCCCCCAAACTTTGACTTTTGTCAACGAAAATATACAGCAGGGGGTAACCTATACCTGGGTATGGGGCGATGGAACAGAGGACGATGTCACTACTGTAGCCGATGCGGCAGAAATTGAGCATACTTTCATCAATTACACCAGTAGCCGCGACATGACGTATCAGGTCACATTGATTGCCACACATGATGCGATAGGTTGTACGGACAGATCCGTTTCCAGTGTACATGTATATCCTAGTCCTGAGGTCAGGGTAGAACGTGATGTAGAGGAAGGCTGCGGTCCTTTGCTGGTGCACTTTGTCAACAATTCCTTTGGCGCAGAGAACCACCGCTGGTATTACAGGGTGAAGGGTACGGCAGAAGTATTGGAAGAAACTTCCAGTAAAAATGTATCCTATATCCTGCCCAACACCACTTCAGAAACACTTGTCTATGAAGTAGTGTACGAAGCAAGTACCAGCAAATGTATGGCTGAACCTGCCATCTTTGAGGTGGTGGTACATCCGGAACTAAAGCCTTACTTTACAGTAAGTCCGGCGCAGCAAAATCTGCCCAATTCAACGGTAAGTATTACCAACCGTACCAATGAAGGCGATTGGGATTACCATTGGGATTTTGGGGATGGCACCAGTAGCACCGAGAAAGATCCGGACAGCCATACCTACGAAAGCTACGGTCAGTTTTATATCACCCTTACCGTAACCAACGGAAGTTGCGAAAAAGAATACGAAGAGCGAGTGGTTATTGATATTGATCCTGACCTTCCTTTTGTGGAATTCAGCGCCGATACTCATGTAGGTTGTGGTCCGTTAACAGTTACTTTTACCAACGAATCCAACTACATTGATCCTTCTACCTTCCAATGGGATTTTGGAGATGGTACAGGCGCTTCCGGTATCCAGCATCCGGTACATACCTACACCAGGCCCGGTAAATATTCTGTCAAACTGGAGGCGGTCAATATCTTTGGAGAATTTAAAGTCATCATGAAAGACTTTCTGGTAGAAGTATACGATCAGCCCAGAGCGATTTTCAGTGCCGGTCCTCCTACCGTTTACTTACCTGACAGGCCATTGGGTACTATCAATCAAAGCATAGGAGCCACTGCGTATGAATGGCATTTTGGAGACGGAACTGTTTCTAATGAATTTGAGCCTACCCACATTTATACGGAAGAAGGTATGTATGATATCACGCTTATCGTTTTTAATGAACAAGGCTGTTCAGATACACTATTGATTGAAAGAGTTGTATCTGTACTACAGCCCGAAGCCGGAAAAACAAGAATTCCTAACTCTTTCACGCCTAACCCAAATGTTTCCAATGGAGGTCATTATCAGCATGGAGATGTGAGTAATGATATATTTATCCCTGTAATTGATGGTGTAAGTGAAATGTCCATGACCATTTACAATCGCTGGGGTAAAGTCATGTTTACCAGTAAAAACAAAAACACGGGATGGGATGGATATTATGAGAATCAGGTTTGCCCGGCAGATGTGTATTACTACAAAATTGAGATGAAGTTTTCAAATGGAGAAAGGAGAACAGAGTATGGGGATGTCACTTTAATTCGATAA